The Caballeronia sp. Lep1P3 genome segment TATAACCCATCCGCAAGCCGGGAAACAGCATCTTGCCGAGGCTGCCGACATAGATGACCTGCCCCGCGTCGTCGAGTCCCTGTAGCGACGAAAGCGGGCGACTGCCATAGCGGAACTCGCTGTCGTAATCGTCCTCGATGATCCACACGCCATGCTGCCGCGCGAATTCGAGCAGCGCGCGCCGCCTCGCGAGGCTCATCACCATGCCGAGCGGATATTGATGCGACGGCGTGACGAGCGCGATGCGCGGCGGCGCGGCCATGTCGCGCGGCGCGGGATTCAGGCCCTCGTCGTCGACCGGCACCGGCACGAGCGTCAGCCCCGACGACTGCAGCACGCTGCGCACGCCCCAGTAGCACGGCTCCTCTACCCACGCGCGGTCGCCGGCATCGGCGAGCAGGCGCACGGCCAGATCGATCGACTGATGAATGCCCGTTGTGATGATGATCTGGTCCGGCGTGCACTTCACGGAGCGCGCGACGCGCAGGTAATCCGACAGCGCGCGGCGCAGCGGCCGGTAGCCGCCGCCCGGCGCATACGTGAGCAAGTCGGGACTCGCGCGCTTCCAGAGGCGCGACTGCAGACGGCTCCATGTGTGCGAAGGAAACTCGGCGACATCCGGCACGCCCGGCATGAACGCGCCCCACTGCTTCGGTGCGACGCCCGCTTGCGCGATCAGCCGCTCGCCGCGCTTCGAGAGGATGCACGGCTTGCGCGGCGCATCGTCGTCAGCGTGCATGCGCCCCGGCGACGACGCGCCATCGCGCGGGGCGGTATCGGCGACATAGGTGCCGCTGCCCGTCGTCGACGTGACATAGCCTTCCGCCGTCAGTTGCTCGTAGACGTGCAGCACCGTATTGCGTGCGATCCCGAGGTCGAGAGCGAGCGTGCGCGAACTCGGCAGCTTGGTGCCCGGCGCGAGCTGGCCGGTCAGAATGGCCTGCTGCATCAGTTCGAGCACCTGCCGGTAGACCGGCGCCTCGAGCGCGCGGTCCAGGCGCGTGCTCAGCCAGTCCGCAAGAATGATCGTATCCACCGCACTTTCCGGGTAAGTGGGAGCCGGGCAAAAACGCCGCAAGTGGCTCCCCGCTGAATATTGAAATGGTTCCCCATTGTAGAACCGTCCCGGGCTATAGTTAGCGCAATTAGTGGAAAAAATTGCCGGGTTCGCCGGCTCGTTCCGGCACGAACCTGCTTTCGCGAGCGTTTGAACAGCCGTTGGACCTGCAACAAGCGCAATACGTATTCGGTTTTTCCGAAGGAGACACGGAAGATGAAATCGGATCAGGTGATCGTCAGCTTTCGCGGCGTTCGCAAGACTTACGACGGCGAAACGCTCGTCGTGAAGTCTCTGGACCTCGACATCTATCAGGGCGAATTCCTGACGCTGCTCGGACCGTCCGGCTCGGGCAAGACGACATGCCTCATGATGCTCGCCGGCTTCGAGTTCCCGACCGGCGGCGAGATCTGGCTCGACGGCAAGCTGCTCAACAAGGTGCCGCCGCACAAGCGCGACATCGGCATGGTGTTTCAGAACTACGCGCTCTTTCCGCATCTGTCGGTGCAGCAGAACGTCGAATATCCACTGACGGTGCGCAAGCTGTCCGCCGCCGAGCGCGCCGAGCGCGTGAACACTGCGCTGCGGATGGTCCGCATGGAGAGCTTCGCGAAGCGCTATCCGGCGCAGTTGTCGGGCGGCCAGCAGCAACGCATCGCGCTTGCGCGCGCGCTCGTCTTCGAACCGAAGCTCGTGCTGATGGACGAGCCGCTCGGCGCGCTCGACAAGCAATTGCGCGAACACATGCAGTACGAACTGAAATCGCTGCACGAGAAACTCGGCGTCACCTTCGTCTACGTGACGCACGATCAGGGCGAAGCGCTCACCATGTCGGACCGCGTCGCCGTGTTCGACAAGGGCATCGTCCAGCAACTCGATACGGTCGATCACCTCTACGAAGCGCCGTGCAACGAGTTCGTCGCGAACTTCATCGGCGATAGCAACCGGCTGCGCGGCGTCATCGAACAAACGCGCGGCGATTATTGCGAAATCCGTCTTGCGGACGGCACGCGTCTCTCCGGCCTGAACGTCGCGAAAGCCAAGGCCGGCGCGCCCGCCATCGCCTGCATACGGCCGGAGCGCATGAAACTCGCGGCGCGCATCGGCGGCATGAACGGGCAGACCAACGCGCTCGCCGGCGAAGCAAAGAGCCTCATCTATTTCGGCGATCACGTCCGCATGCGCTGCGGCGTGCGTGAGCAGGACGAGTGCTTCGTCAAGGTGCCGCTCGGCACCGAAGCGCTCGAAGGTTTCGCGCCCGGCGCGCCGGTCGCGCTCGAGTTTTCGCCCGAGCATTTGCGCGTGTTCGCGTGAGCCGTATCGAACGTGCGGCGCGCGTCATCGTTCTTCGCAGTCCACTGATAAAACCAAGCAGACAGAGGAAACCATCATGAAGAAGTTCGCACTGTGTTCCATCGCGGCAGCGGCGTTCGTGTGCGCGTCGGGCGTGTCCGGCGTATCGGCTGCGTTCGCGGCGGAGATTACCGTCGTCAACTTCGGCGGCGCGAACGGCGATGCGCAGAAGGTCGCGTTCAGTCAGCCATTCGAGAAATCGACCAATGACAAGGTGACTGCGGTCGAATACAACGGCGAACAGGCCAAGGTCAAAGCCATGGTCGAAGCGAAGCACGTCAACTGGGACGTGGTCGAAGTCGAATCCGGCGACCTCGGCCGTGGGTGCGACGAAGGTCTGTATGAAAAGCTCGACTGGTCGAAAATCGGCAAGAAGTCCGAGTTGGTTCCCGAGTCGCCGCAGACGTGCGGTGCCGGCTTCTTCGTTTGGTCGACGGCGCTCGCCTATAACGCCGACAAGCTCAAGAGCGCACCGGCCAGCTGGTCCGATTTCTGGGACACGAAGAAATTTCCCGGCAAGCGCGGCATGCGCAAGGGCGCACGCTACAACCTCGAATTCGCGCTGATGGCCGACGGCGTCGCGCCTAAAGACGTCTACAAGGTGCTCGGAACCAAGGCGGGCGCCGATCGCGCGTTCAAGAAGCTCGACGAATTGAAGCCGAGTATCCAGTGGTGGGAAGCGGGCGCGCAGCCGCCGCAATTCCTCGTCGCCGGCGATGTCGTGATGTCCACCGCTTACAACGGCCGTATCGATGCGGCACGCAAGGAAGGCAAGAACCTCAAGGTCGTGTGGAACGGCAGCATCTATGACCTCGACTACTGGGCCATTCCGAAGGGCTCGCCGAACAAGGACGTGGCGACGCAGTTCATCGCGTATTCGGTCTCGCAGAAGCCGCAGGAAATCTACGCGCAGCACATTGCATACGGTCCGGTGAACAAGGCCGCGATTGCCGCGCTCGATGCAAAGACGCAAGCCGATATGCCGAACTCGCCGGCCAACGCGAAGAACGCCGTGCTGCAGGACATGTCCTTCTGGACCGACCACGGCGACGAGCTGGAACAGCGTTTCACCGCGTGGGCGTCGAAGTAAGCGTTTCGGCGCGTGGTACGGCGGCCGCGCTCGAACCGGGCGCGACCGCAGGCAATGGCACTGGAGACACAAGCGTGAACACCATAACGATCGCCGCGGACGAGTCGCGCGAATCGAGCGCGCGTCTGAAACACGAGCTGAAGCTCGCCGACGCCCGCAAACGCGCGATGGCGCTCGCGCTCATCGCGCCGCTCGCGATATTTCTGTTCCTGATCTTCGTGGTGCCGATCGGCGCGCTTTTGACACGCGCCGTGCAGAACCCGGAAGTCGCGAACGCGCTGCCGCATACGGGCGCGGCGCTCGCCGCGTGGGACCGCAAGGCCGCGCCGCCAGACACGGCTTATGCCGCGCTCGCACAGGACCTCGCCACCATCCAGGATGGCGAATCGATGGGCGCCCTCGCCCGCCGCCTGAATACGGAGATCCCCGGTTATCGGTCGCTCGTCGCCAAGACCGCGCGCGCGATGCCGCTCACCGCCGACGACGGCAAGCCGCTGCCCGCCGCGCAAGTCCGCGCGAAGATCGTCGAGATCGACGAGCGATGGAGCGATCCGGCCTACTGGCAAGCCATCGCGAAGAACGCGGGCCGCTATTCGCCGTTCTATCTGCTGGCTTCGCTCGATCACAAACAGGACGGCTTCGGCAGCTTCGTTCACGCCGATCCGGATCAGTCCATCTATCTCAACGTCTTCGGGCGCACGTTCGTGATCGGCTTCGCCGTGACGTTCTTCGCGCTGCTGCTCGGCTATCCGCTCGCGTACTGGATCTCGACGCTGCCCGCGCGCCGCGCGAACCTCGTCATGGTGCTGGTGCTGATTCCGTTCTGGACGTCGGTGCTGGTGCGCGTCGCCGCGTGGATCGTGCTGTTGCAAAGCGAAGGGCTCGTGAACAAGGCGCTGATCGGCAGCGGACTGATCGGATCGCCGCTCGCCCTGCTTTTCAACCGCGTGGGCGTCTATATCTCGATGACGCACATCCTTTTGCCATTCATGATTCTGCCGCTCTACAGCGTGATGAAGTCCGTGCCGCCGACGTATCAGCGCGCCGCCGTCTCGCTCGGCAGCCATCCGTTCGCCGCATTCTGGCGCGTGTATGTGCCGCAGACGTATCCCGGCATCGGCGCGGGCGCGCTGCTGGTTTTCATCCTCGCGATCGGGTACTACATCACGCCCGCGCTGCTCGGCGGCCCGAACGACCAGATGGTGAGTTATTACATCGCTTATTTCACCAACGTGACGATCAACTGGGGCATGGCCTGCGCGCTCGGTGCGCTGCTGCTTGTCGCGACGCTCGTCCTTTACGTGGTCTATGGCCGCTTCACGCGCTCGAACGTCAGTCTGGGGTAACGCCGATGAAACTCGCCAAGCCGCTATTTGCGCCGCATACGTCCATCGTCGAGCGCGTCTGGTATTTCGCGTTGCGCATTCTCTGCGTGCTGACGTTGCTGTATCTGATTCTTCCGGTGCTGGCTATCGTGCCGCTGTCGTTTTCGTCGAGCACGTTCCTCGTCTATCCAATTCCCAGCTTCTCGATGCGCTGGTATCACAACCTCGTCATGTCCGACGAATGGCGCATGGCCGCGAAGAACAGCTTCATCGTGGCGCCGTCCGCAACCCTCGTCGCGACGATACTCGGCACGCTCGCCGCAGTCGGCCTCACGAAGGCGAACTTCGCCGGCAAGGGCTTGCTCATGGCCGTGCTCATCTCGCCGATGATCGTGCCGGTGATCGTCGTCGGCGTCGGCATGTATTTGTTCTTCGCGCCGCTCGGCATCGCGAATACGTACTTCGGGCTGATTCTGGCGCACGCGGCGCTCGGCGTGCCGTTCGTCGTGACGACCGTCGGCGCGACGCTGCAGAACTTCAA includes the following:
- a CDS encoding ABC transporter substrate-binding protein, which produces MKKFALCSIAAAAFVCASGVSGVSAAFAAEITVVNFGGANGDAQKVAFSQPFEKSTNDKVTAVEYNGEQAKVKAMVEAKHVNWDVVEVESGDLGRGCDEGLYEKLDWSKIGKKSELVPESPQTCGAGFFVWSTALAYNADKLKSAPASWSDFWDTKKFPGKRGMRKGARYNLEFALMADGVAPKDVYKVLGTKAGADRAFKKLDELKPSIQWWEAGAQPPQFLVAGDVVMSTAYNGRIDAARKEGKNLKVVWNGSIYDLDYWAIPKGSPNKDVATQFIAYSVSQKPQEIYAQHIAYGPVNKAAIAALDAKTQADMPNSPANAKNAVLQDMSFWTDHGDELEQRFTAWASK
- a CDS encoding PLP-dependent aminotransferase family protein yields the protein MDTIILADWLSTRLDRALEAPVYRQVLELMQQAILTGQLAPGTKLPSSRTLALDLGIARNTVLHVYEQLTAEGYVTSTTGSGTYVADTAPRDGASSPGRMHADDDAPRKPCILSKRGERLIAQAGVAPKQWGAFMPGVPDVAEFPSHTWSRLQSRLWKRASPDLLTYAPGGGYRPLRRALSDYLRVARSVKCTPDQIIITTGIHQSIDLAVRLLADAGDRAWVEEPCYWGVRSVLQSSGLTLVPVPVDDEGLNPAPRDMAAPPRIALVTPSHQYPLGMVMSLARRRALLEFARQHGVWIIEDDYDSEFRYGSRPLSSLQGLDDAGQVIYVGSLGKMLFPGLRMGYMVVPENLVDTFRTGVAELYREGQLMQQAVLTEFILDGHLTSHVRRMRGLYGERRELLINAIRARFGDSLAVRGDEAGLHFVLELPGRADDRAVTADAFAAGVVTRPLVQYYMNRDAARKGLMLGYACVPNADIAPAFERLAGVIESALMTVDAF
- a CDS encoding ABC transporter permease, yielding MKLAKPLFAPHTSIVERVWYFALRILCVLTLLYLILPVLAIVPLSFSSSTFLVYPIPSFSMRWYHNLVMSDEWRMAAKNSFIVAPSATLVATILGTLAAVGLTKANFAGKGLLMAVLISPMIVPVIVVGVGMYLFFAPLGIANTYFGLILAHAALGVPFVVTTVGATLQNFNTNLVRASQSLGANPLTTFFRVTLPVIAPGVISGALFAFATSFDEVVVTLFLAGADQTTLPRQMFTGIRENISPTIAALATILIVFSTSLLLALEWLRGRAAARAVAA
- a CDS encoding ABC transporter ATP-binding protein; the protein is MKSDQVIVSFRGVRKTYDGETLVVKSLDLDIYQGEFLTLLGPSGSGKTTCLMMLAGFEFPTGGEIWLDGKLLNKVPPHKRDIGMVFQNYALFPHLSVQQNVEYPLTVRKLSAAERAERVNTALRMVRMESFAKRYPAQLSGGQQQRIALARALVFEPKLVLMDEPLGALDKQLREHMQYELKSLHEKLGVTFVYVTHDQGEALTMSDRVAVFDKGIVQQLDTVDHLYEAPCNEFVANFIGDSNRLRGVIEQTRGDYCEIRLADGTRLSGLNVAKAKAGAPAIACIRPERMKLAARIGGMNGQTNALAGEAKSLIYFGDHVRMRCGVREQDECFVKVPLGTEALEGFAPGAPVALEFSPEHLRVFA
- a CDS encoding ABC transporter permease; its protein translation is MNTITIAADESRESSARLKHELKLADARKRAMALALIAPLAIFLFLIFVVPIGALLTRAVQNPEVANALPHTGAALAAWDRKAAPPDTAYAALAQDLATIQDGESMGALARRLNTEIPGYRSLVAKTARAMPLTADDGKPLPAAQVRAKIVEIDERWSDPAYWQAIAKNAGRYSPFYLLASLDHKQDGFGSFVHADPDQSIYLNVFGRTFVIGFAVTFFALLLGYPLAYWISTLPARRANLVMVLVLIPFWTSVLVRVAAWIVLLQSEGLVNKALIGSGLIGSPLALLFNRVGVYISMTHILLPFMILPLYSVMKSVPPTYQRAAVSLGSHPFAAFWRVYVPQTYPGIGAGALLVFILAIGYYITPALLGGPNDQMVSYYIAYFTNVTINWGMACALGALLLVATLVLYVVYGRFTRSNVSLG